Within the Rosa rugosa chromosome 2, drRosRugo1.1, whole genome shotgun sequence genome, the region AGAAGGGAATGATATGCATCCTCGTAAAGGATTAGCTTCTTGTCGGAACTGCTTGCTTTCTCATAAAGCGCCTTACTCACAGATGGATCGGTCACAATATCAGCTTCTCCATGAAGGATTAATAATGGAAGAGAGACTTCTTCTAATCGACTTTCTATCTCTTGAGTTGTCCGGAGCATTTCTACAGCAGTCTGCAGGCGTGGCTTATCCTTGTAAGCAACAACATTATAGGCCGTCATTTCCCGTTTCTTCAAGTCTTTAAAGGCTGCCTCAGCCAGATTCTTTTGTGGAACCAACTTCTGCTTTGGAAGGAATTTAGCAACACCAATTAGGACTTGTGCTAGTAGCCACGGCGGGGAAATGTCATCTGCAATTCTGCACATAGGTGCAACTAGGATAGCACCATTCCATCCACTAGGTTGTTTTAGGTGAATCTTAAGAGCTACAGCTCCGCCCATGGACTGCCCGAAGAGAAAGCTTGGGAGAGCATTGAACTCAGGTTGCTCTTTGACTTTAGAGAAATGCTCAATGACATCATCTACGAGCCTTTCAAAGCTAGGAATATAGCAATGAAGACCTTCCGAAAGACCAAAACCAGGGTAGTCCATTGCAAAAACTCCATATCCATATGAAGCCAACTTCCTTGCAATTCCTTCAAAGAAAAATGTGCAAGTATCTCCGTAACCATGACAGTAACACAGTATTGCTTTGGGCTGAGATGTCTCTGGAAGCCAACTCTTGGAGAAGATCTCCAATCCCCTGGAGTTCACTTCGTATGACTCTTTTATTTTCAGTCCATCAGTTGGTGTCTTGAATAATATATGATCAATATTAAGCTGAATGTCCTTAAAAGCTTCACGAACTCTCCTTCTGGCTGGAGCTTCATCCATGTTAGTATCCAGAAGCTTCTGCAATTTATCATCAACACCTTGCAACCTCACTTGGGGTGCCATTACTTCTAtgctcttctttctctttgttGGGGAACAACACTCGGGCCTGAACTTCCCAGAACTCTTTATTCTTTGGAGGATTTTGAAATTCAGTTGGTGTTTAATCATGACAATTAACAGAATGTCAAATGTAATCAGAAACAAGTATTAGGCAGCAAGTCTTTCCTGGAGGATGTAGTGGAGGGGAATTGATGATGAGGGTCAAAGGGCATGAGATTACCGAGGTTGATTTGAAACTGCTTCTGGGTTTCCATTCCTGCAACCTCTTTTGGCTAAGCAGCTCATGACTTGAAAGCTGCAGAAAAAGAGAATACATGTATATATGTGAACAACCAAAGaaatagagaagaaaaaaaacagtgCAAGATATTTAGCCTTTCCAGTAAATAttgcctctcttttttttcctcTGGATCCTTCAAATGGTGTTCTTGTATAAGCATCTACATGTTTGCATCATTCTCGACTACAATTCTCTTAACATTAACAGTGTCCAAATTAACCATAGGAACATTGCAATACACTTCGGGGACTTTGTTTATGGAACAAATGTGATTACACACTCGGACACTGCATAGGTACTCCTACAGGTTGACTCAAACCAAAGTAGATACGACTCTAAGAATTCGATCCCTACTGCCTTCCACATAAATTAATTTTCTACAGTTGAAAATCCCGCTTCATAGCAAAAAATATTTCACAGTTACCCTTACGTCTTGTAAGATCATTGAACACCAAAACCTTAAGTTATTACGGAATACACAAACAATGTATATCAAATCAATAATTTCCCTCACATGCAGCCTCATCCTGCATATGGCAGACAAATGTAAACATATACAACACTACCATGTACCTTACAAATCAACAAATAAATGGAGAATGGGGATGGGGAGTTTCAACCCAAAACCTGCTGCAACTACATCTGCAATATGGTGTTAGACAATCCATGGACTAGAAAAGCTTTATGTCCAAATGATGTATGCGCTTCTACACATCATCTTTTCAGACGAAGCTATAGTTCACACTTAACAACATCAACCAACCAACTCAATAAGAGAAATGTTGAAATCATTATAGGAACGCAACTTTCAGTcttgttttcctcttcttcttttttcttttattctttttttttttttttgacaagaaattgaagttttatCACTAAAAACAACACTACAATGAACTAGAGGAGAGGAAGTACACTTTCACAGCACAAGAACATTACtattatttataaaaaaagaCTTTCAAGGTAACAATTCTTTATCAACTTACTGCAGCTTTCCAATCTAACAATAAAGTTGATAAGCAATAATTTTTGAATTCTACAATGACTGATGCTCACAAAGCTGACCAAAAACTAAATTGATCCAGAGCTGTTCCACCCCCATCCCCAAATATCTTCATCACACAACTTTCagtcttgttttcttcttcttcttttttctttttttcttttattctttttttttttttttgaaaagaaattgaagttttatCACTAAAAACAACACTACAATGAACTAGAGGAGAGGAAGTACACTTTCACAGCACAAGAACAttactattattaataaaaaaaagactTTCAAGGTAACAATTCTTTATCAACTTACTGCAGCTTTCCAATCTAACAATAAAGTTGATAAGCAATAATTTTTGAATTCTACAATGACTGATGCCCACAAAGCTGACCAAAAACTAAATTGATCCAGAGCTGTTCCACCCCCATCCCCAAATATCTTCATCTTAAAATTTCACCAGAATTCTACAATGACTTACTGCCAACATTTCTTCAACCAGAAAGGGTTTTGGCTTTCTTTCATCTTTATAAACCCTTAAACTTATGCTTAACAACATAACACTCTTTGAATGACCCAACTAACATCGGCACACTTGAAAAACCTAGACCAGATCTGTAACACTCTATCCCCTTGCCTTGTGAGGACAACGGTAAAGGCATGGTCTTCATTTCTGAATATTGAACAAGTGAGCATCTAAACCTTAGAAGGAACCTTTGCATTCCAAATCTGATTAACATTTAACAGAATAAATGAGAACTCATATCCCCTATCATCCCCCTAGAAGGAACCAGGGTTCACCTTCTAGCTTTAATGACAGAGATGGAAACTCTCCATCTCCAAATCATTAAGAGTCCTTCTAAATCTGAAGTTCTAGCTATAAGAAAACACTGTACAATCTATAAACCTTGAAATCTTGTCAATGTACTTGCTGGAGTATAACTGCGAAACACGTATTCAGAGGTTCTGTCACCGACACTTGTCCTCCCAAAATCTCACATTGTACCCATCACCCCCACCAACTTGAAGAGCTCCAAAACAGAGATTTTATGTTAAATTTCTTTCCACCTACTTCAACTTGAAACCCTCATCAGGGTCTAGCATCCCAACCATTAACATCAACTCCACTTACTCCTTATCACTCTATCCACAAGGAATCTGCTTCCAAAGGATATGTCCACAACAACTTCCCAAACCATGTGTTATAATTTCTTtcaattaataatttttttccaAGATCTTTTAAGCAAGGTCTTAAATTCTCCACATGAACTTCCCAAGAAAGGCCTTATAAACTTATCATCAAGGGGAAAGGCCTGAATTCCCCTACTTTAATAGACTCTCATCTTCTTCGGAGTCAACCAGATATATGTTTCACTTGTCACTGCAATCATAATCCTATTCTCAAAGATGTTATAAGCTGAGAAACTAAGTTGATACTTGATACTACAGAAACTAAGTTGTCCTGCTTTGTCTACCGACAAAGTAATAGATTTGGGAAAGAACCACACATGGCTCAGTGGTTACATGATAGCAAAGGTCAAATACattgtaggtttctattttgcTCGAGGGTGGGGCcaattcaggaaaaaaaaaaattacatgctTGCAGTTCACTAAGATAGTGCCAAATTGCAAATTTTACAGTGACAACTAACTGCGAATAAGACATATAACTTTCATTTGAAGTATAAACCTAGCATGGTAATAGTATATAGCTTAGATAATAGTGCATATATAAAAGgaacacaagaaaacaaaacaaaactattaAATATGCATTCCTCCTGAACTCAAGAAAGAATTTACACAAAAGACACATAAATTCCTGAGGTAACAAAAATGTTCTGAAGATAAAAGAATAAGTAGAATAAGAAAGAGATTTATTACCTTCTCTATCAATAGCCTCCTCCATCTTTGAGATCTGATTCGGCTGTTGAGAGAGACCTAAACTTGCTCAAGGTCAGGCACAAGTTGTTGCTTCAATTAAATCTGTGAAGAGACAATGAGAATCAAAAGCTACAAGTAGTACGGCTCCTGGCATCATTCATATGCATACAAAACCCATTCACAATAAAAACCAAGAAGAATAAGCATCAGAAACCAGGCTTGACATTCAACATATCTCTTCACAAGAATCTTCATTTTGTGAGGAGACTGATTTAGCACATATTTTATATCCCAAACCTTATGCTGTTTAGGCTTCTAACCTTGGAAAagaataaaatacaaaacaaaaggaTCAAACTTGAGAATATAATTTTATATCCCAATCTCTCGACATAAATTGAACTGTAATGAAAACTTTTCTAGGTCCTGTAGATTGAATATAATTTCTGTTTGTCATCTTTAGGAATTTTGCTTCTAGAGAATACTTTCTTCCTTGTGCTTTATCTTATTGTCAAAACTTATCTCAATGGAACCTCATTGAAATATAAAGCACCTTCTACTGACAGACATCATCTACTAGAATAAAGAGAAGGAATTTACAACGTTTTCCATGTTCCTTAATTTCTTAGCCACCAAACAAACCAAATTCACAGTTAAACCACACACCATAACAACCTCCCACAAACTCTAAAATCTAATCATTCCGTCTATCTTATTATTCATGTTCAAAGCAAAAGATTTCAATTCGGCTCTGTCTCAACCTATACAATCCAATCCAATACAAACAATTGAATCAGGCCAAGCTATGATTTGACCTTTTTTCGGGAATCCCACAAGTTGAGAGTAGTAGAGAAGATGAGCAAATCCATGATGGAAACAAAAAGAGATGACTTACAGTGCAACACAACTGATCGGCCTCTGGAGTTGAAGGCTCTGAAGTTGTTGGGTCGGAGACGAAAgctttctgtttttcttgttttatgcttttgtttttgtttgagcGCAAAGTTTGAGCGCAAATGCAACCATACAATTGGTACGCTATTTATTCAACTCTGGCATTTTATTATCAATAAAGAGCATTAAAATAAGAGAGAAAAGTCAGCATTGACATGTCATCGCGAGAAAGACAGGCTCTTTCTGTTTTAACAAAAATCTCAATGGTATTAACAAAACCACACAAACAGTTAGTAATTGACTGAACAAATTATGttcaatcaattttttttttttttttgagaaatgttCAATCATTCTAAGATGTAAATTTAAAGTTAGTTTTacattattttcttatttaattaTTGATAAGGTGAACACCATTGTATATTGGGAAACATAATAAAATTAGAGGATACAGACTAAAACCAAATGAGAACTTAAAATATGAACACATAATgccgtgttttttttttttttttgaagtaaaggtTCATATCATTAGATGACCAGCCAAaaagccagagtctaacatacacttcaagacagaaaaatggcgggGTAACAACCACGCTCCTACCTAAGCaatgtaaactcattacaagtcaatttTGAGTCCGCTTTATAAGTGaacccataaacaaagaacaactctgTGTCTTCTAGGGCAACATTATTGACTAGCATCCCCATTAGCCAGGCGCGCAATTGCGGTACCAACAGAAAGccacttcctagcaaacaaatagaagcaattccttatccataagccgcttgaaaaTGAACACCAATCTTATctcagataattaccaactcccaTAGCAGTCTTGATCCTAAACGATTGGTCCTGGACCATAATTCGCCCTGAAAGCCCAAGAAGGTCCACATCTCAGGCTAGGACATTCATCACTAAGTGACAAATAAGGGTGGCAAGGCACCCTCCCTACTGGCCCATAACATAGAGCCCAACAACTCAAATTTAAGCCTAGGCCCAAATCTGAGTAAGGTGAGCAGCAGCCCGTCTCAGCTTCTGCCCCGTCACTGCCGTCGCCAAGTTTTCTGACGGCCGACCTCTCCAACACTACATCCCCGTCCTGGGTCCGTTGCCTCTCTGCTCCAAGCCGGCAATCAGACCCACTGGAAGCTGTTCTTGCCGGACCCGACCCGTCCAAGCAACACACGCTCAGGATCTGCCGCTGTGCTATGCCCAGAAACCGCCGAGCCCTACACCGGAAACCGCCACGATTGAATGCTCAGATCCCGATCCACACCAACCTAGAGAACCTCGATTGGAACAAAATCGGAACCAATCTGCCACCGCCGAACCAGACACGATCCAGACCAATCTCCGCACCGTCACCACACCATCGTCGCGCCCGAGAGCGCGCCGGAACCTTGCCTGGTCTGGGGAGCCAAGCTTCACCACTGCCAGCAACACGAAACTTAGGTTTCGTAAACCGAGGTCACTCCAAGAAATTCGGAGGCCTCCTTGAACTCTGATATACTATATAGACATGCATCACTTTACACCATAATGCCATTCTTTGGGGCAATTCATTATAAGCCCGATTTTTAAAAGCAATGTTAGGTAAATTAGGTAAAACCTATCcattatttcttttcaatttacactcaaaaaatttcatgtaagaTAAATAATACAACCTTTTTCCCCTTAAAATTACAGAATTTGCCACTGAAGGAAAATTTATTAACATACGTTAATCTACATGTTgccaaaaaaaataatgttaTGTATTTTATGATTAAATCTCTTtgcattattattttaattgtaGGTTTTGTAATCCTAACTTTAATATTGTTATCAATATTGCTAGAATCTGCAATTTGGTCTATTTTTTTAAATTCAAATGGGTTGATTGTTCCTTTAAATGAACTAAATATGAAGACAGACTTTTGCATTTTGGGTTCACAAACCTTCTATCGCATAGTTAAGTTATTTAGTCTTATTATTGATGGTAATAGTTTATGTGGTTAAGATTGTGGAGAATAGTGTTTATGTTTATGTTGTTTACTTTTTTTGTGTGGTGTACTCAATGTATTCTATGAAATGTTACTAAGAATTTAGTTTGAACAATAGCTTTTATTAGTTGCATACCTACCATAAAGGTTTGTTCGACTATACGTCTATACCATACCTATTATACCTATGCTAACTTGAGGAGTTGGGTAAATTATGACGATTAATAGAAAGTACTAGAAAGCAGCCCCACGCGATGCTGCGGGATTTATAGTTAATTAATATAGTTACATCTAGTTGTAGAACGCATTGTAGCGAGATTATTTTTGATGAAAAATTATAAAGTAATACAAACTtgcaaatatatttttttacatTGGTTATAAATTATTATTGTCTCATCGGCAATACATACATTCAGACTGGTTACAGAAAATAGGGAATGCAATGATTGTCCCAGCTTTTTGTGAATCTTGGGGTTATCCGGCTTTTCTTGAAGTACTTTTGACATATAGCCTTCTTGTATGCACGTTGTGCGTGCAAAGTGTTTTTTCTAGTGTTTTCTCTCCTAAGCACCTTACCCTCCTAACTTACCTAAGCTTTTCATTAGATTTTGACACGTGGCTATAATGAATCGAATGGCTTACAATTTTTAgcttatcttttttcttttcttttttctgtcccttattcttctcttcctccacGTCTCGTCTCTCTAagactctctctcccccttcttcttcttcttcttcttcttcacccagTACTAATACAAACACTGAAGCTAACTAATTTTCACAGCCTCCAACCCAACCTCC harbors:
- the LOC133732555 gene encoding caffeoylshikimate esterase encodes the protein MIKHQLNFKILQRIKSSGKFRPECCSPTKRKKSIEVMAPQVRLQGVDDKLQKLLDTNMDEAPARRRVREAFKDIQLNIDHILFKTPTDGLKIKESYEVNSRGLEIFSKSWLPETSQPKAILCYCHGYGDTCTFFFEGIARKLASYGYGVFAMDYPGFGLSEGLHCYIPSFERLVDDVIEHFSKVKEQPEFNALPSFLFGQSMGGAVALKIHLKQPSGWNGAILVAPMCRIADDISPPWLLAQVLIGVAKFLPKQKLVPQKNLAEAAFKDLKKREMTAYNVVAYKDKPRLQTAVEMLRTTQEIESRLEEVSLPLLILHGEADIVTDPSVSKALYEKASSSDKKLILYEDAYHSLLEGEPDEMIVQVFNDIISWLNEHITKFTAR